From Actinopolyspora lacussalsi, a single genomic window includes:
- a CDS encoding polyketide biosynthesis acyl carrier protein (product_source=KO:K15337; cath_funfam=1.10.1200.10; cog=COG0236; ko=KO:K15337; pfam=PF00550; smart=SM00823; superfamily=47336; tigrfam=TIGR00517), whose translation MPKSTADAGEQSGTPDHEEWAEVRRVIGEILPGVTESEMTADRHLEQLGADSVDRVEIVLALKDGFGVREPLKSFENVPDLQSLVRFLHTSRTR comes from the coding sequence ATGCCGAAATCAACAGCCGACGCCGGAGAACAATCCGGAACACCGGACCACGAGGAGTGGGCCGAGGTTCGACGCGTCATCGGTGAGATTCTTCCCGGAGTCACCGAGTCCGAGATGACCGCAGATCGTCATCTCGAACAGCTCGGGGCTGATTCCGTCGATCGTGTCGAGATCGTGTTGGCCCTCAAGGACGGGTTCGGCGTGCGCGAACCCCTGAAATCGTTCGAGAACGTGCCGGATCTGCAATCTCTCGTGCGATTCCTGCACACATCGCGTACGAGGTGA
- a CDS encoding tryptophanase/pimeloyl-ACP methyl ester carboxylesterase/acyl carrier protein (product_source=COG3033/COG0596/COG0236; cath_funfam=1.10.1200.10,3.40.50.1820,3.40.640.10,3.90.1150.10; cog=COG0236,COG0596,COG3033; pfam=PF00550,PF00561,PF01212,PF09924; smart=SM00823; superfamily=47336,53383,53474,55729), which translates to MRTGTVPAAGDEESPKARSPELLVLSAPDAPRLAAYAVRIAETLEQRADLSLSRVAHTLRVGRDHFAERLALLAGNRDRAVRLLRSLGTGDTAGGPGTGSESGAMFRGEVTGTAPVVSADASLAELAECWVAGGFDTWDELEHRFHPGDRTGPGRVPLPGFPYSGEPHAPAVPEPDESDPVRLPRTRTSEETAVDSNPVADSPSRKKAEFRRPVRGDFRQVELGPLRAEERTHPPNTAPKSTAAASEEPTVPERTAAEETNGVLPEPAEPACAGSARAEPGEPTPEVQRTIRRRGAEVLGMRIEDIEVTRSFAELGLDSVFRMELARLLGADFGVELSAAELYEYDTVAKLTRYVGSTSDAGESRPVPPEELSTRPLLSEPAGPETPEPAGPVNDESPPSPVGEPATADAERATRSFVERVLERVVEPGTEFTAAGLTSFDMLRVVSELEKRLGRQPKTLLFDHPTLERLTEYLVETHGAEAVVSLSSPAESSPAESSSAEQPSGSDRPEGRAAECEDTVVPGADEPLVVRKREVPDDPQLRRSMERAEATWGMEGGLAGRDIAPLAFVGAERDCWFNISRSGETLFAWSYVGSERNFLPLAEQYLRYARRHGLRANFLSRMPVDELGGQPLLCTPFGAVQRLPELADFSLRGGRMSRLRYMVRRFAKAGSVETAEYRCGDDPETDRAIAELMDRWTENKQMVNPYVAVVREEILSGSLDERHRVFLTHLDGRLVTAVIITRIPSENGYLLDLEFYPPDMPLGGLEFTVVEIIETLVAEGSTTFSFGASFGVRLDNTPNEDPEIVRGLDELESVGIFGAGNFQFKNKFRPTNLPLYLCQPDVPDRSDVSDVIMMIAEPRIGAEAPELYVPASTAHSASDTGGTEPVEPTSTTASASGEGIDAYSYNPLLVPHHEVPLDLVTDSWAELETPAVVRAVRRLRESVTGEPEPADLARDVGWLPFESVVPVPSGRAAEALLCHCWPSGPGEVPHNGVFPSWNGSLLDAGFKPVRMDSTTPDDRTLFRDIDIDALERSLAERGERISFVCLEPNANSNGGHPLSMAGLRAVSALTARYRVPLVLDATRALDNALLITEYEPEYHGTEPFRVLREMLGFADAVTMSLSKDFELEFGGLLASSRADLVERMEHHIAVRGPQVGLAARKMIAASLADEENLLPAVAERSAAVELLHTELAAAGIPVLSSGAGHCVLLDLSRLSWCDDLGTPVATFLALLYERLGVRAAPHPGAAESGRDELVRLAVPLGTDFEAIRALAPRLASLLADPGGVRELVPLRPGDTGPLAEYRPADGVPDDVRSALREGHRPLDENLTVVREHGSGVRDETIGLLGGSVEMIEAGSPTAPPLLLMHPFNIGAGLFAPQYAALEAGYRTICLHHPGVGNTTAAPDDLSLDGLAELWRHALAERGIRGPYHVLGASFGGLVAQTFALHNPSVTASLTLLGSSYRVGNRVGEVNRLSAVAGEDFDRLVEVLPPGSPPVRRREELESLLLRCESMDSQLGLRYLDVFADNPDLLARLPHISVPTLIVHGSHDTVIPLKTAHLLHGVIPDAEWAEIHDAGHFPGLTSPESVHEALVPFLAEHTPGEMRAA; encoded by the coding sequence ATGAGGACTGGAACGGTCCCTGCTGCCGGGGACGAGGAATCGCCGAAAGCGCGATCACCGGAGCTTCTCGTGCTCTCCGCCCCGGACGCGCCCCGGCTCGCGGCTTACGCCGTGCGGATCGCCGAGACGCTGGAGCAGCGTGCCGACCTGTCGTTGTCGCGGGTCGCTCATACGCTTCGTGTCGGGCGCGATCACTTCGCGGAGCGGTTGGCTCTGCTCGCCGGGAATCGTGACCGCGCGGTACGGCTGCTCAGATCGCTGGGAACGGGCGATACGGCGGGTGGGCCGGGAACCGGATCCGAAAGCGGTGCCATGTTCCGGGGCGAGGTCACGGGAACAGCTCCAGTGGTGAGTGCGGACGCGTCACTCGCGGAGCTGGCCGAGTGCTGGGTCGCCGGTGGTTTCGACACGTGGGACGAGTTGGAGCACCGGTTTCATCCCGGTGACCGAACCGGACCCGGTCGAGTCCCACTACCCGGGTTCCCCTACTCGGGCGAGCCCCATGCCCCGGCCGTTCCCGAACCGGACGAGTCCGATCCCGTTCGGTTACCGCGGACGCGAACGAGTGAGGAGACCGCTGTGGACTCGAACCCGGTCGCCGATTCCCCGTCACGGAAGAAAGCGGAGTTCCGCAGACCTGTGCGCGGGGACTTCCGGCAGGTCGAACTCGGCCCGCTTCGGGCGGAAGAACGAACGCACCCGCCGAACACAGCTCCGAAGTCGACCGCCGCTGCTTCGGAGGAACCGACCGTTCCGGAGCGAACGGCGGCCGAGGAAACGAACGGAGTGCTCCCCGAGCCGGCCGAACCCGCGTGTGCCGGATCCGCGCGTGCCGAACCCGGGGAACCCACTCCCGAGGTCCAGCGGACGATCCGGCGGCGTGGTGCCGAAGTGCTCGGAATGCGTATCGAGGACATCGAGGTCACACGATCCTTCGCCGAGCTCGGACTGGACTCGGTGTTCCGGATGGAGCTGGCTCGGTTGCTCGGCGCGGACTTCGGGGTGGAGCTCAGCGCCGCCGAACTGTACGAGTACGACACGGTGGCGAAACTGACCCGGTACGTGGGATCGACGAGCGATGCGGGCGAGTCCCGACCGGTTCCGCCGGAGGAGCTGTCGACGCGGCCCCTACTCTCGGAGCCCGCGGGGCCGGAGACGCCCGAGCCCGCGGGGCCGGTGAACGACGAATCCCCGCCGTCCCCCGTGGGAGAACCGGCGACGGCGGATGCGGAACGAGCCACGAGGTCATTCGTCGAACGAGTGCTCGAACGCGTCGTGGAGCCCGGAACGGAGTTCACGGCGGCCGGGCTCACCTCGTTCGACATGCTGCGCGTGGTGTCCGAACTGGAGAAACGGCTGGGCAGGCAACCCAAGACGCTGTTGTTCGATCACCCTACGCTCGAACGGCTGACCGAATACCTGGTCGAGACGCACGGCGCCGAAGCGGTGGTCTCGCTGAGCTCGCCTGCCGAGAGCTCGCCTGCCGAGAGTTCATCCGCCGAGCAACCCAGCGGTTCCGATAGGCCCGAGGGCCGTGCGGCGGAATGCGAGGACACCGTGGTCCCCGGTGCGGACGAACCCCTGGTGGTGCGCAAGCGCGAGGTGCCCGACGATCCCCAGCTGCGCCGCTCCATGGAGCGCGCCGAAGCCACCTGGGGCATGGAGGGCGGTCTGGCGGGACGTGACATCGCCCCCTTGGCCTTCGTGGGGGCCGAACGTGACTGCTGGTTCAACATCTCCCGCAGCGGGGAGACGTTGTTCGCCTGGAGTTACGTCGGCAGTGAGCGGAACTTCCTCCCCCTGGCCGAGCAGTACCTCCGCTACGCCCGACGACACGGGCTGCGCGCGAACTTCCTCTCCCGGATGCCGGTGGACGAGCTGGGAGGGCAACCCCTGTTGTGCACCCCGTTCGGGGCCGTTCAACGATTACCCGAGTTGGCTGACTTCTCGTTACGGGGCGGCAGAATGTCCCGGCTGCGCTACATGGTGCGTCGTTTCGCCAAAGCCGGTTCGGTCGAAACCGCGGAATACCGGTGCGGTGACGACCCGGAAACCGACCGCGCCATCGCCGAGCTGATGGATCGGTGGACGGAGAACAAGCAGATGGTCAACCCGTACGTCGCTGTCGTGCGGGAGGAGATCCTCTCCGGTTCGCTGGACGAGCGCCACCGCGTCTTCCTGACCCACCTCGACGGCAGGTTGGTCACCGCCGTGATCATAACGCGGATTCCCTCGGAGAACGGGTATCTGCTCGATCTGGAGTTCTATCCGCCCGACATGCCGCTCGGCGGGCTCGAATTCACCGTGGTGGAGATAATCGAGACCCTCGTCGCCGAGGGCAGCACCACGTTCAGCTTCGGGGCCAGCTTCGGGGTGCGGTTGGACAACACCCCCAACGAGGATCCCGAGATCGTGCGGGGGCTGGACGAGCTGGAATCGGTCGGGATCTTCGGGGCGGGCAACTTCCAGTTCAAGAACAAGTTCCGCCCCACCAACCTGCCGCTGTATCTCTGCCAACCCGACGTGCCGGATCGCAGCGACGTCTCCGACGTCATCATGATGATCGCCGAGCCCCGCATCGGTGCCGAGGCCCCGGAACTCTACGTGCCCGCGTCCACGGCGCACTCCGCTTCCGACACCGGGGGAACCGAGCCGGTCGAGCCGACGAGTACCACCGCCTCCGCCTCCGGGGAAGGGATCGACGCGTACTCGTACAACCCACTGCTGGTGCCGCACCACGAGGTGCCGCTGGATCTGGTCACCGATTCCTGGGCCGAATTGGAGACCCCCGCGGTGGTGCGCGCGGTGCGGCGACTGCGGGAGAGTGTCACCGGCGAGCCGGAGCCGGCTGATCTCGCGCGGGATGTCGGCTGGTTGCCGTTCGAGAGCGTCGTCCCCGTCCCCTCCGGGCGTGCCGCGGAGGCGCTGCTGTGCCACTGCTGGCCGAGTGGCCCCGGCGAGGTGCCGCACAACGGAGTGTTCCCCAGCTGGAACGGTTCGCTGCTGGACGCGGGGTTCAAACCCGTGCGGATGGATTCGACCACCCCGGACGACCGGACGCTCTTCCGGGACATCGACATCGACGCCCTGGAGCGATCACTGGCCGAACGCGGTGAACGGATCTCGTTCGTCTGTCTGGAGCCGAATGCCAACTCCAACGGCGGTCATCCGTTGTCCATGGCGGGACTGCGGGCCGTATCGGCACTGACCGCGCGGTACCGGGTGCCGTTGGTGCTGGACGCGACACGTGCACTGGACAACGCCCTGCTGATCACCGAATACGAACCGGAGTACCACGGCACGGAGCCCTTCCGGGTTCTTCGCGAGATGCTCGGGTTCGCCGATGCGGTGACGATGAGCCTTTCCAAGGACTTCGAGTTGGAGTTCGGCGGGTTGCTCGCCTCTTCCCGGGCCGACCTCGTCGAGCGGATGGAGCACCACATCGCGGTGCGCGGTCCCCAGGTGGGCCTGGCCGCACGCAAGATGATCGCTGCTTCCCTGGCGGACGAGGAGAACCTGCTGCCCGCGGTGGCGGAGCGGTCGGCGGCGGTGGAGCTGCTGCACACCGAGCTCGCGGCTGCCGGGATACCGGTCCTCTCCTCGGGGGCCGGGCACTGCGTACTGCTCGACCTCTCGCGCTTGTCCTGGTGCGACGACCTCGGGACACCGGTGGCCACCTTCCTGGCGCTGCTGTACGAAAGGCTCGGTGTCCGTGCCGCCCCGCACCCCGGTGCCGCCGAGTCCGGACGGGACGAACTCGTACGACTCGCCGTGCCGTTGGGAACCGACTTCGAGGCGATTCGCGCTCTGGCGCCGCGACTCGCCTCGCTGCTCGCCGATCCCGGCGGGGTGCGTGAGCTGGTGCCGCTCCGACCCGGCGATACCGGACCGCTGGCCGAGTACCGCCCCGCCGATGGGGTGCCCGACGACGTGCGGAGTGCGTTGCGCGAAGGTCACCGGCCGCTGGACGAGAACCTGACAGTGGTCCGGGAGCACGGTTCCGGGGTCCGTGACGAGACGATCGGGCTGCTGGGTGGATCCGTCGAGATGATCGAAGCGGGCTCCCCGACGGCTCCGCCCCTGCTGTTGATGCATCCGTTCAACATCGGTGCCGGGCTGTTCGCACCACAGTACGCAGCTCTGGAGGCGGGCTATCGAACGATCTGCCTGCACCATCCAGGGGTCGGCAACACCACGGCCGCTCCGGACGACCTCTCACTGGACGGACTCGCCGAGCTGTGGCGTCACGCCCTGGCCGAGCGGGGGATCCGCGGCCCTTACCACGTGCTCGGGGCCTCGTTCGGCGGGCTGGTCGCGCAGACCTTCGCGCTGCACAACCCCTCGGTGACCGCCAGTCTCACACTGCTGGGAAGTTCTTACCGTGTCGGTAACCGGGTCGGCGAGGTCAACCGACTCTCGGCTGTGGCGGGTGAGGACTTCGACCGGCTGGTCGAAGTCCTGCCACCCGGCTCGCCACCGGTACGGCGGCGGGAAGAGCTCGAATCGCTGTTGCTGCGCTGCGAGAGCATGGATTCGCAACTCGGTCTGCGGTATCTCGACGTCTTCGCCGACAATCCCGACCTCCTGGCGCGACTGCCCCACATCTCGGTGCCGACACTGATCGTGCACGGCAGTCACGACACCGTCATCCCGCTCAAGACCGCCCATCTGCTGCACGGCGTGATTCCCGATGCCGAATGGGCCGAGATCCACGACGCCGGGCACTTCCCGGGTCTCACTTCGCCGGAATCGGTGCACGAGGCGTTGGTTCCGTTCCTGGCGGAGCACACCCCGGGGGAGATGAGGGCGGCATGA
- a CDS encoding medium-chain acyl-[acyl-carrier-protein] hydrolase (product_source=KO:K01071; cath_funfam=3.40.50.1820; cog=COG3208; ko=KO:K01071; pfam=PF00975; superfamily=53474) → MPVPEARIGDEEPRDSMTTRNFRAPRGERGSRSDPAARWFAGSPLSSDECRIRLFCFPHAGGGSALFRPWRAELASRGIDVLPLVLPGRESRIHEPAYRRVVDLVEALAEVLPDRLDTPYAFFGHSMGAVVAYETARALARRDHPRPRCLLVSGRRAPGLPSRRRLFSELSDEVLLEAMGELNGTPAEILRDRELMRLFLPCLRADLELNEYYIPLPGESLDVPITAMGGTSDPEVDPDELSAWGSRTTGTFHERLFEGDHFYLKGAVPEVMTTVRSALGIA, encoded by the coding sequence ATGCCCGTACCGGAAGCCCGGATCGGAGACGAGGAGCCCCGGGACTCCATGACGACCCGGAACTTCAGGGCGCCCCGGGGCGAGCGAGGATCCCGGTCGGACCCCGCGGCCCGCTGGTTCGCGGGTTCGCCGCTGTCCTCGGATGAATGTCGAATAAGGCTGTTCTGCTTTCCGCACGCCGGGGGCGGTAGCGCACTGTTCCGGCCGTGGCGTGCCGAACTGGCCTCCCGGGGAATCGACGTGCTCCCGCTGGTGTTGCCGGGGAGGGAATCCCGGATACACGAACCCGCCTATCGCCGCGTGGTCGATCTCGTCGAAGCGCTGGCGGAGGTCCTGCCCGATCGGCTGGACACGCCGTATGCCTTCTTCGGGCACAGCATGGGAGCCGTGGTCGCTTACGAGACCGCCCGCGCGCTGGCCCGAAGAGACCATCCGCGACCACGCTGCCTGCTGGTCTCCGGCCGCAGGGCCCCTGGGTTGCCGAGCAGACGCAGGCTGTTCTCCGAACTCTCCGACGAGGTGCTGCTGGAGGCGATGGGAGAGCTGAACGGCACTCCGGCCGAGATCCTGCGGGACAGGGAACTCATGCGGTTGTTCCTGCCCTGCCTGCGTGCGGACCTGGAGCTCAATGAGTACTACATCCCACTTCCGGGGGAGTCCCTGGATGTGCCGATCACCGCGATGGGCGGGACATCCGACCCGGAGGTGGACCCCGACGAGCTGAGCGCCTGGGGGAGTCGCACCACCGGAACGTTCCACGAACGGCTGTTCGAAGGGGACCACTTCTACTTGAAAGGTGCGGTTCCCGAGGTCATGACCACCGTGCGTTCCGCACTGGGGATCGCTTGA
- a CDS encoding malonyl-ACP decarboxylase (product_source=KO:K00646; cath_funfam=3.40.47.10; cog=COG0304; ko=KO:K00646; pfam=PF00109,PF02801; superfamily=53901) encodes MNAPAERNPGVAVTGAGLLCPVAGDVAEFATALYEGHSGVRVRSPEDDEISGGSVRRTPGLAAPLRDFSLADAVDRLGVSELLRTRARRLAARAPLPIRAAVVAALQAWQDAGLAEETGTGEDTALVVGGQNLASRYTEECRPRYLNDPAHLPARYALHMMDTDHVGVLSALLGITAEGYTLGGASASGNLALVHGARLVDSGTVRRCLVVGAMADLSEMELQGLFNLGAMAGTEGNDRPELRCRPFDRQREGFVPGQGVGCLVLERADRARTRAPAVYGLLAGHAVGLDGNQLSDPDENGETRVMIRAIRQAGVEPSAVDCVNTHGTASRLGDETEARAIENVLGSDVTRPWINATKGWTGHCLGASGVIEAIAVLLQMRGGFVHPNANLTDPLHEKLRFVGGTAEPARLDYVLSNSFGFGGMNSSLLLAGPEHALRSG; translated from the coding sequence GTGAACGCGCCGGCGGAACGGAACCCCGGAGTGGCCGTCACCGGTGCCGGCCTGCTCTGCCCCGTCGCCGGTGACGTGGCGGAGTTCGCCACAGCCCTGTACGAGGGCCACAGCGGTGTCCGGGTCAGGTCTCCGGAGGACGACGAGATCAGCGGGGGCTCGGTACGCCGCACGCCCGGCCTCGCCGCGCCGTTACGGGACTTCTCCCTGGCCGACGCCGTTGACCGGTTGGGTGTCTCCGAGCTGTTGCGCACTCGTGCGCGGCGTCTCGCGGCCAGGGCGCCGCTACCGATACGTGCCGCCGTGGTGGCGGCCCTCCAGGCTTGGCAGGACGCCGGACTGGCCGAGGAGACCGGGACGGGCGAGGATACCGCGCTCGTGGTGGGTGGACAGAACCTCGCCAGCCGTTACACGGAGGAGTGCAGACCGCGTTACCTCAACGACCCCGCTCATCTGCCCGCCAGGTACGCGCTGCACATGATGGACACCGATCACGTCGGCGTGTTGAGCGCGTTGTTGGGAATCACCGCGGAGGGGTACACGCTGGGTGGTGCCTCGGCGAGCGGGAACCTGGCGCTGGTGCACGGTGCCCGGTTGGTGGATTCCGGCACGGTTCGCCGCTGTCTGGTGGTGGGTGCTATGGCCGATCTGTCCGAGATGGAGCTACAGGGGCTGTTCAATCTCGGTGCGATGGCGGGGACCGAGGGCAACGACCGCCCCGAACTGCGGTGTCGTCCGTTCGACCGGCAGCGTGAGGGGTTCGTTCCCGGGCAGGGAGTGGGGTGTCTGGTGCTGGAACGGGCTGATCGGGCGAGAACGCGAGCCCCTGCCGTGTACGGTCTGCTCGCCGGTCACGCGGTGGGTCTGGACGGTAACCAGCTCTCCGATCCGGACGAGAACGGCGAGACGCGAGTGATGATCCGTGCGATACGGCAGGCCGGAGTGGAACCCAGCGCGGTGGACTGCGTCAACACGCACGGTACCGCTTCACGGCTGGGAGACGAGACGGAAGCGAGGGCGATCGAGAACGTGCTCGGCAGCGATGTCACCCGGCCCTGGATAAACGCCACCAAGGGCTGGACGGGGCACTGCCTCGGCGCTTCCGGGGTGATCGAGGCGATCGCCGTGTTGCTGCAGATGCGGGGCGGATTCGTTCATCCGAACGCGAACCTGACCGACCCGCTCCATGAGAAGTTGCGTTTCGTGGGTGGCACCGCCGAACCGGCGCGGCTCGACTACGTTCTCTCCAATTCCTTCGGTTTCGGAGGTATGAACAGCAGTCTGCTGCTGGCCGGCCCGGAGCACGCTCTCCGGAGTGGCTGA
- a CDS encoding putative biosynthetic protein (TIGR04098 family) (product_source=TIGR04098; cath_funfam=3.10.129.10; cog=COG0824; superfamily=54637; tigrfam=TIGR04098) — translation MTETTIRPEPGPHVLDGSNIARTEVVRPAMCGPLSLFAARVGDWTWDAVTALCGTDVLTATDGSGEPAYLSFCYYRIRCGAGVAPASLTFGDRLDVTSGLFGLGSESVLTLHRIGTTGQHEPPAGSSGPEPVDVEEFRGPPPPRTLHVENFNRWITRSRSGSNEGLVRAAPPGFRHRRLPAAPDWLSPRWATRRARTEHTLLEPSEADEHIPSGAPVSTSYEVDITRDLNGVGLVYFASYFAMVDRAVHHAWRAAGGDDAAFRDRGLLDHRLCYLGNAEAGARLELRVIPLRHRQRPTERLHDVTISDSRSGRLLAVAAVRQLIEESR, via the coding sequence ATGACCGAGACCACGATCCGTCCCGAACCGGGACCACACGTGCTGGACGGTTCGAACATCGCCCGTACCGAGGTGGTGCGTCCCGCGATGTGCGGGCCGCTGTCGCTGTTCGCCGCGCGGGTGGGCGACTGGACCTGGGACGCTGTCACCGCCCTCTGCGGTACCGACGTGCTCACCGCCACCGACGGCTCCGGCGAGCCCGCTTACCTGTCGTTCTGCTACTACCGCATCCGGTGCGGTGCGGGTGTCGCTCCCGCCTCGCTGACGTTCGGTGACCGCCTGGACGTCACGAGCGGACTGTTCGGCCTCGGCAGCGAGTCGGTGCTCACGCTGCACCGCATCGGGACGACCGGCCAGCACGAGCCCCCGGCGGGTTCGTCCGGCCCCGAACCGGTCGACGTCGAGGAATTCCGCGGGCCGCCTCCCCCGCGAACCCTGCACGTGGAGAACTTCAACCGCTGGATAACCCGGTCGCGCTCCGGCAGCAACGAAGGACTGGTGCGGGCCGCCCCACCCGGGTTTCGCCATCGGCGGCTTCCCGCGGCACCCGACTGGCTGTCCCCTCGGTGGGCGACCCGGCGTGCTCGCACCGAGCACACGCTGCTGGAGCCCTCCGAGGCGGACGAGCACATCCCTAGTGGGGCGCCGGTGAGCACGAGTTACGAGGTCGACATCACCAGGGATCTCAACGGTGTCGGCCTGGTCTACTTCGCCTCCTACTTCGCCATGGTCGACCGTGCCGTGCACCATGCCTGGCGAGCGGCGGGTGGTGACGATGCCGCCTTCCGTGACCGCGGGTTGCTGGACCATCGGCTCTGCTATCTCGGTAACGCCGAAGCGGGGGCCCGGCTGGAACTGCGGGTGATCCCGCTACGGCACCGCCAACGTCCGACCGAACGGTTGCACGACGTCACGATCAGCGACAGCCGTTCCGGAAGGCTGTTGGCGGTAGCCGCCGTCCGTCAGCTCATCGAGGAGTCCCGATAA
- a CDS encoding polyketide biosynthesis acyl carrier protein (product_source=KO:K15337; cath_funfam=1.10.1200.10; cog=COG0236; ko=KO:K15337; pfam=PF00550; superfamily=47336): MLDSQTILETVRRNVNLVVPEIEQSEVVSEASLTDLGCNSVDRADVVTTTMEELGISVPIAEFREVGDVASLVELLRVNS; the protein is encoded by the coding sequence ATGCTTGATTCGCAGACGATACTGGAAACCGTCCGACGCAACGTCAATCTCGTGGTCCCCGAGATAGAGCAGTCCGAGGTCGTCTCCGAGGCGAGTCTGACCGATCTGGGATGCAACAGTGTCGATCGAGCGGATGTCGTCACCACGACCATGGAAGAGCTGGGAATCTCCGTTCCGATAGCCGAGTTCCGGGAGGTGGGCGATGTCGCTTCGCTGGTGGAACTGTTACGGGTGAACTCGTGA
- a CDS encoding MbtH protein (product_source=KO:K05375; cog=COG3251; ko=KO:K05375; pfam=PF03621; smart=SM00923; superfamily=160582), protein MFEARIRYRVVRNQCGQYSIWPADSDPPSGWDAVGEPAAREECLTDIDNRWRDIRPAPSSESCGPARG, encoded by the coding sequence TTGTTCGAGGCACGGATTCGTTATCGCGTGGTGCGCAATCAGTGTGGTCAGTACTCGATCTGGCCCGCCGACTCCGATCCGCCGTCGGGGTGGGACGCGGTGGGGGAACCCGCCGCGAGGGAGGAGTGTCTGACCGACATCGACAACAGGTGGCGAGACATCCGCCCCGCCCCTTCCTCGGAGAGCTGTGGGCCCGCCCGGGGATGA
- a CDS encoding polyketide biosynthesis 3-hydroxy-3-methylglutaryl-CoA synthase-like enzyme PksG (product_source=KO:K15311; cath_funfam=3.40.47.10; cog=COG3425; ko=KO:K15311; pfam=PF01154,PF08540; superfamily=53901) produces MATAQPTGRYGIAALNVYAGLAQIPVPTLFDGRGLDRERLENLAMRRRSVALPFEDPVTNAVNAATPLLNALSEEERASIELLVTSSESGVDYSKSISSYVHDQLELSNHCRLLEVKQACYAATAAFQLAVSYVASGVSPNAKALIIATDVALVDERAGYAEPATGHGAVALLVGEEPRVLAVDPGAFGTYSYETLDSARPSPRYDIADIDRSLFAYLDCLTGSFGEYASRVRGADFVDTFDYLAMHTPFSGIVRAAHRKMMRERGDSDSGGIAEDFERRAAPSLVYPAEVGNLCSGSVYLALASLLDNAAVTEPRRVGLYTYGSGCSSEFYSGVVTADSKEAVGDTRLGQRLAERVELSFEAYEQLWQHNRWCLEPTEDRSVDVDHWTGFLGSPLPELPLLVNTGTKGYHRQYEWIG; encoded by the coding sequence TTGGCAACCGCACAACCCACCGGCCGCTACGGCATAGCTGCCCTGAACGTCTACGCGGGACTCGCCCAGATCCCCGTTCCCACCCTGTTCGACGGGCGGGGACTCGACCGGGAACGTCTCGAAAACCTGGCGATGCGGCGTCGCTCCGTCGCCCTGCCCTTCGAGGATCCGGTGACCAACGCCGTCAACGCCGCCACACCGTTGTTGAACGCGTTGAGCGAGGAGGAACGCGCCTCGATCGAACTGCTCGTCACCTCCAGCGAATCCGGCGTCGACTACAGCAAATCGATCTCCAGCTATGTGCACGACCAGCTCGAACTTTCCAATCACTGCAGGCTGTTGGAGGTCAAACAGGCGTGCTACGCGGCGACGGCCGCTTTCCAACTGGCAGTGAGCTACGTTGCTTCCGGAGTCTCCCCGAACGCCAAGGCGTTGATCATCGCCACCGATGTGGCGCTGGTGGACGAGCGAGCCGGATACGCCGAACCCGCCACCGGTCACGGGGCCGTGGCGCTGCTCGTGGGGGAGGAACCGCGTGTGCTCGCGGTGGACCCCGGCGCATTCGGCACCTACAGTTACGAGACCCTCGATTCCGCCCGGCCCTCACCCCGTTACGACATCGCCGACATAGACCGTTCGCTCTTCGCCTATCTCGATTGCCTGACCGGTAGTTTCGGGGAGTACGCGTCGAGGGTGCGCGGCGCCGACTTCGTGGACACGTTCGACTACCTGGCCATGCACACCCCTTTCTCGGGCATAGTCAGGGCGGCGCATCGCAAAATGATGCGGGAGCGCGGTGACTCCGATTCCGGCGGGATCGCCGAGGACTTCGAGCGACGTGCCGCTCCTTCGCTCGTCTATCCGGCCGAAGTGGGCAATCTCTGCTCCGGCTCGGTCTATCTGGCACTGGCCAGCCTGCTGGACAACGCCGCGGTGACCGAACCTCGCAGGGTCGGGCTCTACACCTACGGATCCGGCTGTTCCTCGGAGTTCTACAGCGGGGTGGTCACGGCCGATTCCAAGGAGGCGGTGGGCGACACACGGCTCGGTCAACGGCTGGCTGAGCGGGTGGAACTCTCCTTCGAGGCGTACGAACAGCTGTGGCAGCACAATCGCTGGTGCCTGGAACCCACCGAGGACAGAAGCGTGGACGTCGACCACTGGACGGGTTTTCTCGGTTCGCCGCTCCCGGAACTCCCGTTGCTGGTCAACACCGGCACGAAGGGCTATCACCGGCAGTACGAGTGGATCGGGTGA